From one Paractinoplanes brasiliensis genomic stretch:
- a CDS encoding tripartite tricarboxylate transporter permease: MSALLDGFGTVLSPEYLLFAAIGVTLGTFVGVLPGIGPALTIALLLPVTFSLNDPIGTFIMFAGIYYGAMYGGSTTSILLNTPGESASVATAIEGYQMARRGRAKAALATAAIGSFVAGTVSTLLLSVFAPPVARLATTFRAADYFALALLAMVAVTALVGRSLVRGLLSMIFGLWLGLVGIDGLTGQARFTFGTMELLEGIDVVVVIVGLFAIGETLFVASRLRALPEHVTPLDPGAHKAGWMTRDDWRRSWAPWLRGTAFGFPFGALPSGGADVPTFLSYTYEKHRSKNREQFGKGAIEGVAGPEAANNAAFSGVLVPLLTLGIPTSATAAVMLAAFQIFNLQPGPQLFDRAPELVWALIASLYVGNVLLLVLNLPLIRLWVKVLQIPRPILYAGILVLATLGVYASTGSVNQVFIAYGIGVVGLGMRHFDFPIAPVILGLILGPMMELQFRRALVLSNGDVSVFFTRPLTVFLLALIVVALLVPYLPRFVARLRGRPADAERLSFAEED; the protein is encoded by the coding sequence GTGAGCGCCCTGCTCGACGGCTTCGGCACCGTCCTGAGCCCGGAATACCTGCTCTTCGCGGCCATCGGCGTCACCCTGGGAACGTTCGTCGGGGTGCTGCCCGGCATCGGTCCCGCGCTCACCATCGCGCTGCTGCTGCCGGTCACGTTCAGCCTGAACGACCCGATCGGCACGTTCATCATGTTCGCCGGCATCTACTACGGCGCCATGTACGGCGGCTCCACCACCTCGATCCTGCTCAACACCCCGGGCGAGTCGGCATCGGTCGCCACGGCCATCGAGGGTTACCAGATGGCACGGCGGGGAAGGGCCAAGGCCGCGCTGGCCACCGCCGCGATCGGGTCCTTCGTGGCCGGCACCGTCTCGACCCTGCTGCTCAGCGTGTTCGCGCCGCCGGTGGCGAGACTCGCGACCACTTTCCGGGCCGCTGACTACTTCGCCCTCGCGTTGCTGGCCATGGTCGCCGTCACCGCGTTGGTCGGGCGTTCCCTCGTACGGGGTCTGCTGTCCATGATCTTCGGTTTGTGGCTGGGCCTGGTCGGCATCGACGGGCTCACCGGGCAGGCGCGGTTCACGTTCGGCACGATGGAGCTGCTCGAGGGCATCGACGTCGTGGTGGTGATCGTCGGGTTGTTCGCGATCGGCGAGACGCTGTTCGTGGCGAGCCGGCTGCGCGCCCTGCCCGAGCACGTGACCCCGCTCGACCCCGGCGCCCACAAGGCCGGCTGGATGACCCGTGACGACTGGCGGCGGTCATGGGCGCCGTGGCTGCGCGGCACGGCGTTCGGCTTTCCGTTCGGGGCGCTGCCGTCCGGGGGCGCCGACGTTCCCACGTTCCTGTCCTACACGTACGAGAAACACCGCTCGAAGAATCGCGAACAGTTCGGCAAAGGCGCGATCGAAGGGGTCGCCGGTCCCGAGGCGGCCAACAACGCGGCGTTCTCGGGCGTGCTGGTGCCGCTGCTGACCCTCGGCATCCCGACCTCGGCCACGGCGGCGGTGATGCTGGCCGCTTTCCAGATCTTCAACCTGCAACCCGGCCCGCAGCTCTTCGACCGCGCGCCCGAACTGGTGTGGGCGCTGATCGCCTCGCTGTACGTCGGCAACGTGCTGCTGCTCGTGCTCAACCTGCCGCTGATCCGGCTCTGGGTCAAGGTGCTCCAGATCCCCAGACCCATCCTGTACGCGGGCATCCTGGTCCTCGCCACGCTCGGCGTCTACGCCTCGACCGGCAGCGTCAACCAGGTCTTCATCGCGTACGGCATCGGGGTTGTCGGTCTCGGGATGCGCCACTTCGACTTCCCGATCGCGCCCGTCATCCTGGGCCTGATCCTGGGGCCGATGATGGAGCTGCAGTTCCGCCGGGCGCTGGTGCTCTCCAACGGCGACGTGTCGGTGTTCTTCACCCGCCCGCTTACGGTCTTCCTGCTGGCGCTAATCGTGGTGGCGCTGCTCGTGCCGTACCTGCCCCGGTTCGTCGCGCGGCTCCGCGGGCGGCCCGCCGACGCCGAGCGCCTGAGTTTCGCGGAGGAGGATTGA
- a CDS encoding helix-turn-helix domain-containing protein, protein MPGRRLTSDDRQRIAVGLAQGRNFAEIAGDLARPTSTVSREVARNGGPGRYRAELAQLATVRRARRRAPVPGRETPVAPAGPDPDARIALVTDLTTVLIDTGLPRTAARVLACLFTAETGSATTAELTEQLRISPATVSLAVGLLEQHGLIRRSRDGRSRRHRYFLDEDAGVRSAVVSVRANQRLADTVLRGADILGDGTAAGARLAAAGRFLEQLGDTILRFAEQHRLSTRSALVLDRGDPATARTRPRVGDG, encoded by the coding sequence ATGCCCGGACGCAGGCTGACCAGCGACGACCGGCAGCGGATCGCCGTCGGGCTGGCGCAGGGGCGTAACTTCGCGGAGATCGCCGGCGACCTCGCCCGCCCGACCTCAACGGTCAGCCGTGAGGTGGCCCGCAACGGCGGGCCCGGCCGCTACCGCGCGGAGCTCGCGCAGTTGGCCACCGTACGCCGCGCCCGGCGCCGAGCGCCCGTTCCGGGCCGGGAGACCCCCGTCGCACCCGCCGGCCCCGATCCGGACGCGCGGATCGCACTGGTCACCGATCTCACTACGGTCCTGATCGACACCGGTCTGCCGCGCACCGCCGCCAGGGTGCTGGCCTGTCTGTTCACCGCGGAGACCGGCAGCGCCACCACCGCCGAGCTGACCGAGCAGCTCCGGATCAGCCCGGCGACGGTCTCGCTCGCGGTTGGGTTGCTGGAACAGCACGGACTGATCCGCCGCAGCCGCGACGGCCGCAGCCGGCGCCATCGGTACTTCCTCGACGAGGACGCGGGTGTCCGGTCCGCTGTCGTCAGCGTCCGTGCCAACCAGCGACTGGCCGATACCGTGCTGCGCGGCGCCGACATCTTGGGCGACGGCACCGCCGCCGGGGCCCGGCTCGCCGCAGCAGGCCGGTTCCTCGAACAGCTGGGCGACACCATCCTCCGTTTCGCGGAACAGCACCGGCTGTCCACGCGTTCCGCACTGGTCCTCGATCGCGGTGATCCTGCCACAGCGAGGACACGGCCCCGGGTGGGGGACGGCTGA
- a CDS encoding tripartite tricarboxylate transporter TctB family protein, with the protein MPIRTEPGRRPQPQTVLAAALLLVGFLLLWSALTADGDFGLRGPRLAPVVVTSAWVAAAAVLLVQQLRPSKESATPKHPSSPDNSETPELFGREGEEGAGAGAGAGGAGAGTATTGGAGAATATTGGVGAGSTAAPLGVLAALAGFAIALEYAGFVVSAALFTVVTARMLGSRHLVRDVIVAIVLPVVVYLAFTRLLDIFLPAGVFPL; encoded by the coding sequence ATGCCGATCCGCACCGAGCCGGGCCGCCGCCCGCAGCCCCAGACTGTGCTGGCGGCGGCCCTGCTGCTCGTGGGATTCCTGCTGCTCTGGTCGGCTCTGACCGCCGACGGTGACTTCGGGTTGCGGGGACCGCGGCTGGCGCCGGTCGTCGTCACCTCGGCCTGGGTGGCGGCGGCCGCAGTCCTCTTGGTTCAGCAGCTCCGGCCCAGCAAGGAATCCGCGACGCCGAAGCATCCCTCCTCACCCGACAACAGCGAAACACCGGAATTGTTCGGCAGGGAGGGTGAGGAAGGTGCCGGGGCCGGGGCCGGGGCCGGAGGCGCGGGCGCTGGGACGGCCACGACCGGAGGCGCGGGCGCTGCAACGGCCACGACCGGAGGCGTGGGCGCCGGATCGACAGCCGCCCCGCTCGGCGTCCTGGCCGCACTGGCCGGCTTCGCGATCGCCCTCGAATACGCCGGCTTCGTCGTGTCGGCCGCGCTCTTCACCGTGGTCACCGCCCGCATGCTCGGCAGCCGTCATCTTGTCCGCGACGTGATCGTGGCGATCGTCCTGCCCGTCGTCGTCTACCTGGCCTTCACCCGCCTGCTCGACATCTTCCTGCCCGCCGGGGTGTTCCCGCTGTGA
- a CDS encoding cytochrome P450 gives MTLPPAAPGIPVLGNALRMMGDVQQFFVDTYREMGPAYRVRALNQAFVILAGERANRFLLEHGDEVFSSEESFGGLNREFGMRVHVLRGRPHRHLRKVLAGGLSRDLLAARWDEVVAETERTFDEWRGEKALPVVDSFQRLAAAQLSIALTGASSAGRFETLRKAFELVLDVTIAGKWPSATLKWPAYRRARAEILDFARAALEERQAFPRTEGRRDLLDQALDAVDENGEPYPMEVRAGMALQGYFAGINTLAYLYSFMLHALLRNPEVAARVTAEADEAPLTFERLRAMPAAQGLTLETLRVYPPAPGSARTVVEDFDFEGYRIEQGRRVLVATSVPHQLPEHFPDPGRFDIGRDFATARKASVYAPFSVGSHTCLGAGMTEVLSVATMAMLLRRLTITPAHPDRPLRITATPGPNPGKRFQVRVGGR, from the coding sequence ATGACTTTGCCGCCGGCGGCACCCGGGATTCCCGTGCTGGGGAACGCTCTTCGCATGATGGGCGATGTGCAGCAGTTCTTTGTGGACACGTATCGCGAGATGGGACCGGCCTACCGGGTGCGTGCGCTGAACCAGGCGTTCGTCATCCTCGCCGGTGAGCGGGCCAATCGGTTCCTGCTCGAGCACGGTGACGAGGTGTTCTCCAGCGAGGAGAGCTTCGGCGGGCTGAATCGTGAGTTCGGCATGCGGGTGCACGTGCTGCGCGGCCGGCCGCATCGGCATCTGCGCAAGGTGCTGGCGGGCGGGTTGTCGCGGGATCTGCTGGCCGCGCGGTGGGACGAGGTGGTCGCCGAGACCGAGCGGACGTTCGACGAGTGGCGCGGGGAGAAGGCGCTGCCGGTGGTCGACAGCTTTCAGCGGCTGGCCGCGGCGCAATTGTCGATCGCGTTGACCGGGGCGAGTTCAGCCGGGCGGTTCGAGACCCTGCGAAAGGCGTTCGAGCTGGTTCTCGACGTGACGATCGCCGGCAAATGGCCGTCGGCGACGCTGAAATGGCCTGCCTATCGTCGCGCGCGGGCCGAGATTCTTGACTTCGCGCGGGCCGCGTTGGAGGAGCGACAGGCGTTTCCCCGTACGGAGGGAAGGCGCGACCTGCTCGACCAGGCGCTGGACGCGGTGGACGAGAACGGCGAGCCCTACCCGATGGAGGTGCGCGCCGGAATGGCGTTGCAGGGGTACTTCGCGGGCATCAACACCCTCGCCTATCTGTACAGCTTCATGCTGCACGCGCTGCTGCGGAATCCCGAGGTCGCCGCGCGGGTGACGGCCGAGGCGGACGAGGCCCCGCTCACCTTCGAGCGCCTGCGTGCCATGCCTGCAGCGCAGGGTCTGACGCTGGAGACGTTACGGGTGTATCCCCCGGCGCCGGGGTCCGCCCGTACGGTGGTCGAGGACTTCGACTTCGAGGGTTACCGCATCGAGCAGGGCCGTCGCGTGCTGGTCGCCACGTCGGTTCCGCATCAGCTGCCCGAGCACTTCCCCGACCCGGGGCGCTTCGACATCGGCCGTGACTTCGCGACGGCTCGGAAGGCCTCGGTGTACGCCCCGTTCTCGGTCGGCAGCCACACGTGCCTGGGCGCCGGCATGACCGAGGTGCTGTCGGTGGCCACGATGGCCATGCTGCTC
- a CDS encoding Bug family tripartite tricarboxylate transporter substrate binding protein has translation MLAVIALAGLLVAGCQKDTAGGASGAAAYPSKTLQLMVPAAPGGGWDLTARTMQKAMTDGKLLDKPVEVYNVTGAAGTIGLAQLVSKNRGDAHHLMVMGLVMVGGVVANKSPVKLDQVTPIATLTAEQEVVVVPANSKYTTLKQLMDDAKARPASINWGGGSAGGTDQILVGLLAKAAGADPKAMKYVAYSGGGEAKAALLAGDLTAAVSGQSEFKDLVSAGKVRALAVSGASGVDVGGGKPAPTIKEQGFDVELMNWRGVVAPPGISDGDKAAVTAFVDKLHGSAAWTEASKAQGWEDFYKSGDEASAFFVAENERITAVLTDIGLG, from the coding sequence ATGCTGGCCGTGATCGCGCTTGCCGGCCTGCTCGTCGCGGGTTGTCAGAAGGACACCGCGGGCGGCGCGAGCGGCGCGGCTGCCTATCCGAGCAAAACTCTGCAGCTCATGGTGCCGGCCGCCCCGGGTGGGGGCTGGGATCTGACCGCCCGCACGATGCAGAAGGCCATGACCGACGGCAAACTGCTGGACAAGCCGGTTGAGGTCTACAACGTCACGGGGGCGGCGGGCACGATCGGGCTGGCTCAGCTTGTCAGCAAGAACCGCGGGGACGCGCACCACCTGATGGTGATGGGGCTGGTCATGGTGGGTGGCGTGGTGGCCAACAAGTCGCCGGTCAAGCTCGACCAGGTTACGCCGATCGCGACGCTCACCGCCGAGCAGGAGGTCGTGGTCGTGCCGGCGAACTCCAAGTACACGACGTTGAAGCAGCTCATGGACGACGCCAAGGCCCGGCCTGCCTCGATCAACTGGGGTGGGGGCTCGGCGGGGGGCACCGATCAGATCCTCGTGGGGCTGCTGGCCAAGGCGGCGGGGGCCGATCCGAAGGCGATGAAATACGTGGCCTACTCCGGCGGCGGGGAGGCCAAGGCGGCCCTGCTCGCGGGTGACCTGACCGCGGCGGTGTCGGGGCAGAGCGAGTTCAAGGACCTGGTGTCGGCGGGCAAGGTACGCGCCCTGGCTGTCTCGGGGGCGAGCGGTGTGGACGTGGGCGGGGGCAAGCCGGCCCCGACCATCAAGGAGCAGGGGTTCGACGTCGAGCTGATGAACTGGCGGGGCGTGGTGGCGCCGCCGGGGATCAGCGACGGGGACAAGGCCGCGGTCACCGCGTTCGTCGACAAGCTGCACGGGTCGGCCGCGTGGACCGAGGCCTCGAAGGCGCAGGGCTGGGAGGACTTCTACAAGAGCGGTGACGAGGCGTCGGCGTTCTTCGTCGCCGAGAACGAGCGGATCACGGCCGTCCTGACCGACATCGGGCTGGGCTGA